The Planococcus donghaensis genome contains a region encoding:
- a CDS encoding GNAT family N-acetyltransferase, which produces MEHKKTYNSMELETEHGSIMIEGPIAGKELSELEFHEDLVAFRPPAQQHKAIIEIADLPEGRILIVRADKMIVGYVTFLYPDPLERWSEGNMDNLIELGAIEIIPKYRGNGVGKALLKVSMLDDAFEDFIVITTEYYWHWDLKGTGLNVWEYRKVMEKMMQAGGLEYYATDDPEISSHPANCLMAKIGSRVDNESIQQFDRLRFMNRYMY; this is translated from the coding sequence ATGGAACACAAGAAAACCTATAACTCTATGGAATTAGAAACTGAACATGGCTCAATCATGATCGAAGGTCCGATTGCGGGAAAAGAACTAAGTGAGCTTGAATTTCACGAAGATTTAGTGGCTTTTAGGCCTCCCGCTCAGCAGCATAAAGCCATTATCGAAATTGCGGATTTGCCAGAAGGACGTATTCTCATCGTTCGGGCTGACAAGATGATTGTCGGCTATGTCACTTTCCTTTATCCAGACCCTTTAGAACGTTGGTCGGAAGGAAATATGGACAACTTAATCGAACTTGGGGCAATTGAGATCATTCCAAAATACAGAGGCAACGGTGTCGGCAAAGCCTTACTGAAAGTTTCGATGTTGGATGATGCTTTTGAAGATTTCATCGTTATTACAACCGAGTATTATTGGCATTGGGATTTAAAAGGAACTGGATTAAATGTATGGGAATACCGAAAAGTCATGGAAAAAATGATGCAGGCCGGCGGATTAGAATATTATGCCACCGACGACCCTGAAATCAGCTCACATCCAGCGAATTGCTTGATGGCCAAAATTGGCAGCCGAGTCGATAATGAATCCATTCAACAATTTGATCGACTCCGGTTTATGAATCGCTATATGTATTGA
- the acsA gene encoding acetate--CoA ligase: MKVEALQAKPGVHQLHNYEEIAANFDWTEVEKEFSWYQSGKVNMAHEAIDRHADSDRKNKVALYYKDQNRNESYTFYEMKRMTNRAANLLKANSNLEKGDRIFIFMPRSPELYFLMFGALKMGLIVGPLFEAFMEGAIYDRLDDSEAKSIITTPELLERVPYDRLPNLETIFLVGDDVEEKDGYIDVMKHLSVSSDKFEVEWLDKEDGLVLHYTSGSTGKPKGVLHAQYAMVQQYQTGKWVLDFNETDIYWCTADPGWVTGTAYGVFSPWLNGVTTVILGGRFSPEGWYKAIEDFGVTVWYSAPTAFRMLMGAGDALVKEYDLSTLRHVLSVGEPLNPEVVRWGAQVFDKRIHDTWWMTETGAQTICNFPSMAIKPGSMGKPIPGLNVAIVDDQGNELPPNQMGNLAIEKGWPSMMRQIWNNPAKYDSYFLKDKWYVSGDSAYMDEEGYFWFQGRVDDVIMTSGERVGPFEVESKLLEHPAVAEAGVIGKPDPVRGEIIKAFVALVDGYEPSEELVQEIQQFVKKGLAAHAAPREIEFKDKLPKTRSGKIMRRVLKAWELDLPAGDLSTMED; this comes from the coding sequence ATGAAAGTAGAAGCATTACAAGCAAAACCAGGAGTACATCAATTACATAATTACGAAGAAATAGCAGCTAACTTCGATTGGACAGAAGTCGAGAAAGAATTTAGTTGGTACCAAAGCGGTAAAGTAAATATGGCTCACGAAGCCATTGACCGCCATGCAGATTCTGACCGGAAAAACAAAGTCGCTCTTTATTATAAAGATCAAAACCGAAATGAATCATACACGTTTTATGAAATGAAACGCATGACCAATCGTGCAGCGAATTTGTTGAAAGCGAATTCAAACCTAGAAAAAGGAGATCGTATTTTTATTTTCATGCCACGTTCTCCAGAATTGTATTTCTTAATGTTTGGCGCATTGAAAATGGGACTTATTGTTGGACCGTTATTTGAAGCGTTTATGGAAGGTGCTATTTACGACCGACTTGATGACAGCGAAGCCAAATCGATTATTACAACACCAGAATTATTAGAGCGTGTTCCGTATGATCGCTTGCCAAACTTAGAAACGATTTTCCTTGTTGGGGATGACGTCGAAGAAAAGGATGGCTATATTGATGTCATGAAACATTTATCAGTGAGCTCCGATAAATTTGAAGTTGAATGGTTAGATAAAGAAGATGGATTGGTACTTCATTATACTTCTGGATCTACTGGTAAGCCTAAAGGTGTACTGCATGCCCAATATGCAATGGTGCAGCAATACCAAACAGGTAAATGGGTGTTGGATTTCAACGAAACGGATATATACTGGTGTACAGCTGACCCAGGGTGGGTAACTGGTACTGCTTATGGTGTGTTTTCTCCTTGGTTAAACGGGGTTACTACGGTTATTCTTGGCGGAAGATTTTCACCAGAAGGTTGGTATAAGGCGATTGAAGACTTTGGTGTGACGGTTTGGTATAGTGCGCCTACGGCATTCCGTATGTTAATGGGAGCAGGAGATGCATTGGTAAAAGAATATGATTTATCTACACTTCGACACGTGTTGTCGGTAGGTGAACCGTTAAACCCAGAAGTGGTGAGATGGGGAGCACAAGTATTTGATAAACGCATTCATGATACATGGTGGATGACAGAAACAGGAGCGCAAACAATCTGTAACTTCCCGTCAATGGCCATTAAACCAGGATCTATGGGGAAACCCATTCCTGGACTCAATGTTGCTATTGTCGACGACCAAGGAAATGAATTGCCACCAAACCAAATGGGGAACTTGGCGATTGAAAAAGGGTGGCCATCAATGATGCGCCAAATTTGGAACAATCCTGCAAAATACGATTCGTATTTCTTGAAGGATAAATGGTATGTGTCGGGAGACTCGGCTTATATGGACGAAGAAGGCTATTTCTGGTTCCAAGGACGTGTAGATGATGTCATAATGACTTCAGGAGAACGCGTTGGACCGTTCGAAGTAGAAAGTAAATTGCTTGAACATCCAGCCGTTGCTGAAGCTGGCGTCATTGGTAAACCCGATCCGGTTCGTGGAGAAATCATCAAAGCATTCGTAGCGTTAGTTGATGGATACGAACCATCAGAAGAATTAGTACAAGAAATTCAACAGTTTGTTAAAAAAGGATTAGCTGCACACGCAGCACCGCGCGAAATCGAGTTTAAAGACAAACTGCCGAAAACACGTAGCGGGAAAATTATGCGCCGTGTCTTAAAAGCATGGGAATTGGATTTGCCAGCAGGTGACTTGTCTACAATGGAAGATTGA
- a CDS encoding acetoin utilization AcuB family protein, with protein MLVEEIMKTDVHILSSDQTVQDVMDLFKDKRVRHAPVVDDGKVVGIVTDRDLKEAVPSRFTVAPKGEPYKKKVAEIMTANPVIAHPLDFVEEVAMIFYEHKIGCIPVVSNQQLVGFLTETDLLYTFIELTGAHQPGSQIEVRVQDRSGVLYEVSKVFQHQNVNVLSVLVYPDRENKASKILVFRVQTMNPLAIINELRKENFDVLWPSTPQVNE; from the coding sequence ATGTTAGTTGAAGAAATTATGAAAACCGATGTGCACATATTAAGTTCGGACCAAACGGTTCAAGATGTGATGGATTTGTTTAAAGATAAACGAGTTCGCCATGCACCAGTTGTCGACGATGGGAAAGTAGTCGGCATCGTGACAGATCGAGACTTAAAAGAAGCAGTTCCTTCACGGTTTACCGTAGCACCTAAAGGTGAGCCATATAAAAAGAAAGTCGCTGAAATTATGACGGCTAATCCTGTTATTGCTCACCCGCTTGACTTTGTCGAAGAAGTTGCGATGATTTTCTATGAGCATAAAATTGGCTGCATTCCTGTTGTAAGCAATCAACAACTTGTTGGCTTTCTAACAGAAACTGACCTTCTATATACTTTTATCGAATTAACAGGGGCACACCAACCAGGCTCTCAAATTGAAGTACGCGTCCAAGATCGTTCGGGTGTGTTGTATGAAGTTTCAAAAGTTTTTCAGCACCAAAATGTGAATGTGTTGAGTGTTCTTGTATACCCCGATAGAGAAAATAAGGCGAGTAAAATTTTAGTTTTTCGTGTTCAAACGATGAACCCTTTAGCCATCATCAATGAACTACGAAAAGAAAATTTTGATGTATTATGGCCAAGTACGCCACAAGTGAACGAATGA